The following coding sequences are from one Natrarchaeobaculum sulfurireducens window:
- a CDS encoding GNAT family N-acetyltransferase, translated as MNIRRATEDDYEAVVELTSDIWTDRGGDYLPDVYHEWLEDGPGEGKKTFLAEVDGDVAGIVQAVMLSADEAWFQSMRVSSDHRRQGVSQRLNEALFEWAREQGATVGRVMIFSWNTASFAAARTAGFEPRTEFRFAHVEPDSDATAPAGYSVSSDPTAAWRYWTHSDAREHLAGLGLAPEESWAMRELTREDVETFANETAVFAVEGESGRAGTAYRTRIYDRQTDDGETETWAEYGVGAWDDVDAARALFAAIARDGATVGADRTRVMIPETATFVTDAAYAGAGLADEPDFVLEIGLSTTT; from the coding sequence ACCGCGGAGGCGACTACCTCCCCGACGTCTACCACGAGTGGCTCGAAGACGGGCCCGGAGAGGGTAAAAAGACGTTCCTCGCGGAGGTCGACGGCGACGTCGCGGGGATCGTCCAGGCGGTCATGCTCTCTGCGGACGAAGCCTGGTTCCAGAGCATGCGCGTCTCGAGCGACCACCGTCGCCAGGGTGTGAGCCAGCGGCTGAACGAGGCGCTGTTCGAGTGGGCACGCGAGCAGGGGGCGACGGTCGGCCGCGTGATGATCTTCTCGTGGAACACGGCGTCGTTCGCGGCTGCCCGGACCGCGGGCTTCGAGCCGCGCACCGAGTTCCGGTTCGCTCACGTCGAGCCCGATTCCGACGCGACGGCCCCCGCGGGCTACTCGGTCTCGAGCGATCCGACGGCCGCGTGGCGTTACTGGACGCACAGTGACGCACGCGAGCACCTGGCTGGCCTCGGACTCGCCCCGGAGGAGTCGTGGGCGATGCGAGAACTGACTCGAGAGGACGTCGAGACGTTCGCCAACGAGACGGCCGTTTTCGCGGTCGAGGGCGAATCGGGACGAGCTGGCACGGCGTATCGGACGCGGATCTACGACCGACAGACGGACGACGGCGAAACCGAGACCTGGGCCGAGTACGGCGTCGGCGCCTGGGACGACGTCGACGCAGCCCGCGCGCTGTTCGCGGCGATCGCTCGAGATGGGGCCACGGTGGGTGCCGATCGGACACGGGTGATGATCCCGGAGACGGCCACGTTCGTCACCGACGCTGCCTACGCGGGCGCTGGACTGGCCGACGAGCCGGATTTCGTCCTCGAGATCGGGCTCTCCACGACCACGTGA
- a CDS encoding ubiquitin-like small modifier protein 1, with protein MSTEWKLFADLAERAGDKRVTVEASAGDTVGDALEQLVDDRSDLAGRVLTDDGDLRSQINVLRNGSNVVVEEDGLETELEGDDELALFPPVSGG; from the coding sequence ATGTCTACGGAGTGGAAACTGTTCGCCGATCTCGCCGAACGTGCGGGGGACAAACGCGTCACCGTCGAGGCGTCGGCCGGCGACACTGTCGGAGACGCGCTCGAGCAACTCGTCGACGACCGGTCCGATCTCGCCGGTCGCGTTCTCACCGACGACGGCGACCTGCGCTCACAGATCAACGTCCTTCGAAACGGCTCGAACGTCGTCGTGGAGGAAGACGGCCTCGAGACGGAACTCGAGGGCGACGACGAACTGGCGCTGTTCCCGCCGGTCAGCGGCGGCTGA
- a CDS encoding NAD-binding protein, with product MAADRTARSRLPDNWHRILTTRVAVALALAVALLSVATAIINIGTDVVYGPLAPYIPEAVRDAAGFTGALTGFLMVGSALALRRGLRVGWWATLLLLPLTAAQGFLQLSQYSLPLVVLSLVTIPVLLLTRKRFDNSLSLSATQIAAGSALVGVQLYGTIGGYALREHFEGIDSILDAFYFTLITSSTVGYGDITPDPESTEALLFTMSVLVLGVASFGIAIGALVGPAIQARITKTLGKMTDSQLELLEDHLLVLGYGELTAPIVDELAANAEPFVVVTKDQDAANELADRDLAVVSGDPSDEEPLQRAKIDRTSGIVVATNHDAHDALTILTARQLAPDARIVAAATDRENTKKLERAGADTVISPSVLGGHLLIRSALGGDDTELIERILGDAE from the coding sequence ATGGCCGCGGACCGGACAGCTCGATCCCGCTTGCCCGACAACTGGCACCGGATACTCACGACCCGTGTTGCCGTCGCGCTCGCGCTAGCGGTCGCGTTGTTATCGGTTGCGACGGCGATCATCAACATCGGCACCGACGTCGTCTACGGACCGCTCGCGCCCTATATTCCGGAGGCCGTTCGCGACGCCGCGGGCTTCACCGGCGCGCTAACCGGCTTTTTGATGGTCGGGAGCGCACTCGCATTGCGGCGCGGACTCCGCGTCGGCTGGTGGGCGACGCTGCTTCTGTTGCCCCTGACCGCAGCCCAGGGCTTTCTCCAGTTAAGTCAGTACTCGCTGCCGCTGGTCGTCCTCTCGCTCGTCACGATCCCCGTATTACTGCTCACCCGCAAGCGGTTCGATAACTCGCTGTCGCTGTCAGCGACCCAGATTGCCGCCGGCTCGGCGCTCGTCGGCGTCCAACTGTACGGAACCATCGGCGGCTACGCGCTCCGCGAACACTTCGAAGGGATCGACAGCATCCTCGATGCGTTCTACTTCACGCTGATCACCTCGAGCACGGTCGGCTACGGTGACATCACGCCCGATCCGGAGTCGACGGAGGCGCTGTTGTTCACGATGTCCGTGCTCGTCCTCGGCGTGGCCAGCTTCGGTATCGCCATCGGGGCACTCGTCGGCCCGGCGATCCAGGCGCGTATCACCAAGACACTCGGAAAGATGACCGACTCACAACTCGAGCTGCTCGAGGACCACCTGCTGGTGCTCGGCTACGGCGAACTGACTGCACCGATCGTCGACGAACTGGCGGCAAACGCCGAGCCGTTCGTCGTCGTCACGAAAGACCAGGACGCGGCGAACGAACTCGCGGACCGCGACCTCGCCGTCGTCTCGGGCGATCCGAGCGACGAGGAGCCACTTCAACGGGCGAAAATCGACCGAACGAGCGGGATCGTCGTCGCGACCAACCACGACGCCCACGACGCCCTCACCATCCTGACGGCCCGCCAACTCGCCCCCGACGCCCGTATCGTCGCCGCAGCGACCGACCGTGAAAACACGAAGAAACTCGAGCGGGCGGGCGCGGACACGGTCATCAGTCCATCGGTGCTCGGGGGTCACCTGCTTATCCGGTCGGCACTCGGCGGCGACGACACGGAACTGATCGAACGGATCCTCGGCGACGCCGAGTGA
- the deoC gene encoding deoxyribose-phosphate aldolase, whose protein sequence is MDRSELASLIDHTVLGPETTPQDVRTVLDEAAEYGMNACIPPYALEMAADYAPDVTLATVIGFPHGQNDHDVKRREGVLAWKAGADELDVVLNVGRLKAGEDDAVRAELAELVAAVPTPVKVILETALLTDDEKRRACEAAVAADAAMVKTSTGFASVDPAEQRTNGDAVTSGATVADVELMREYLPVKASGGIGSYEEAMAMLEAGAERIGASSGVEILEGAPDSE, encoded by the coding sequence ATGGACCGCAGTGAACTCGCGTCGCTCATCGACCATACCGTCCTCGGGCCCGAGACGACGCCCCAGGACGTCCGAACCGTCCTCGACGAGGCCGCCGAGTACGGCATGAACGCCTGTATCCCGCCGTACGCCCTCGAGATGGCTGCCGACTACGCCCCCGACGTGACTCTCGCGACGGTGATCGGCTTCCCACACGGCCAGAACGACCACGACGTGAAACGCCGCGAGGGGGTCCTCGCCTGGAAAGCCGGGGCGGACGAACTCGACGTCGTGCTCAACGTCGGCCGCCTGAAAGCCGGTGAAGACGACGCCGTTCGGGCTGAACTGGCGGAACTCGTCGCCGCCGTTCCGACCCCCGTGAAGGTGATCCTCGAGACGGCGCTGCTGACCGACGACGAGAAACGCCGCGCCTGTGAGGCTGCCGTCGCGGCCGACGCAGCGATGGTCAAGACCTCGACCGGGTTTGCAAGCGTCGACCCGGCAGAACAACGGACGAACGGCGACGCCGTGACCAGTGGTGCGACCGTCGCGGACGTCGAACTCATGCGCGAGTACCTCCCCGTCAAAGCCAGCGGCGGCATCGGCAGCTACGAGGAGGCGATGGCCATGCTCGAGGCCGGTGCCGAGCGCATCGGGGCCTCGAGCGGCGTCGAAATCCTCGAAGGCGCGCCCGACTCGGAGTAA